A window from Fretibacterium sp. OH1220_COT-178 encodes these proteins:
- the citX gene encoding citrate lyase holo-[acyl-carrier protein] synthase: protein MANTMREILEAREARWLRRLELSRRGTVLTVTLNVPGPDKTAPHWVNAHRRLCAILECGLRPFGLRYRERNVAADGAEAHFVLGTDALKAKEIAVRFEEEHPAGRLVDADVMDASGRPVGRDVLGLPPRRCLCCGRPARDCAVLRAHPLEEVLARAEAILDVVWEGAGGGERRDG, encoded by the coding sequence ATGGCGAACACGATGCGGGAAATTCTGGAGGCGCGGGAGGCGCGTTGGCTGCGTCGCCTCGAGCTGAGCCGCAGGGGAACGGTGCTGACGGTGACCCTGAACGTCCCCGGCCCCGACAAGACGGCGCCGCACTGGGTGAATGCCCATCGGCGGCTTTGCGCTATACTGGAGTGCGGATTGCGGCCCTTCGGCCTTCGGTACCGGGAGCGCAACGTCGCCGCGGACGGGGCCGAGGCGCATTTTGTCCTCGGGACTGACGCCCTGAAGGCCAAGGAGATTGCGGTCCGTTTCGAGGAGGAGCACCCCGCCGGCCGTCTCGTCGACGCCGACGTGATGGATGCCTCGGGGCGTCCCGTCGGGAGGGATGTCCTGGGGCTGCCGCCGCGCCGTTGCCTGTGCTGCGGCCGGCCGGCCCGGGACTGCGCCGTCCTGCGGGCCCATCCGCTCGAAGAGGTTCTGGCGCGGGCGGAGGCGATCCTGGATGTCGTTTGGGAAGGGGCCGGGGGCGGCGAGCGCCGCGATGGCTGA
- a CDS encoding triphosphoribosyl-dephospho-CoA synthase: MNSLYVFNIARLAVGSLLKEAAVHPKPGLVTPLDNGSHADMDFQNFIDSAMALLPCFLNCASIGLETLELGAEDVLGLLRVTGRQGEWEMLRATGGVNTHKGAIFLLGLLCAAAGRLAAQERESTPRALALTASSFVRGIVGRELADLTLERCRTAGERAFVLYGLEGVRGEAERGFPTALRAAGRMRELERNGTLSFRERAAHVLIHIVSENADCNLVARGGLDAMLNVQAEAKEILQAGGMLTPSGRAGIAEMERRLVSRNLSPGGSADILSAALFLEGAHACRTD; this comes from the coding sequence ATGAACAGCCTATACGTCTTCAACATAGCCCGGCTCGCCGTCGGGTCCCTTTTGAAGGAGGCCGCGGTGCATCCGAAGCCGGGTCTGGTCACCCCTTTGGACAACGGCTCCCACGCGGACATGGACTTTCAGAATTTCATCGACAGCGCCATGGCGCTTCTCCCCTGTTTTCTAAACTGCGCCTCCATCGGGCTGGAGACGCTGGAGCTGGGGGCGGAGGACGTCCTGGGCCTCTTGCGCGTGACGGGGCGTCAGGGCGAGTGGGAGATGCTCAGGGCGACCGGCGGGGTCAACACGCACAAGGGCGCCATCTTCCTTCTGGGGCTCCTTTGTGCGGCGGCCGGGCGCCTTGCGGCACAGGAAAGGGAGTCGACGCCCAGGGCCCTGGCCCTGACCGCGTCCTCCTTCGTTCGGGGGATCGTCGGTAGGGAGCTCGCCGATCTGACCCTGGAGCGCTGCAGGACGGCGGGCGAGCGCGCCTTTGTCCTTTATGGGCTGGAGGGGGTGCGGGGAGAGGCGGAACGGGGTTTTCCAACGGCGCTTCGCGCCGCCGGGCGGATGCGCGAGCTCGAACGGAACGGAACCCTCTCGTTCAGGGAGCGTGCGGCACATGTCCTGATCCATATCGTCTCCGAGAATGCGGACTGCAACCTGGTGGCGCGAGGGGGGCTGGACGCGATGCTGAACGTCCAGGCGGAGGCAAAAGAAATCCTGCAGGCCGGGGGAATGTTGACGCCCTCCGGCCGGGCCGGGATAGCGGAGATGGAGCGACGCCTCGTGAGCCGTAATCTGAGCCCCGGCGGGAGTGCGGACATCCTCTCGGCCGCGCTGTTCCTCGAGGGGGCGCACGCCTGCCGGACGGATTGA
- a CDS encoding MurR/RpiR family transcriptional regulator: MNVQELEKQIRDRMDTFPTKTRRVAEYLLGNSSEVAFRSISEVADKLSVSKAQLVRVARMLGFDGYAGLKDLLKKALLAQVVPSSIAEEVEAPHIPQDLCRLEQANLEETLHNLSSESIIAFCEAAKNAEAIYCMGWGISALVSEWFYTRFTGLGLKTILMRRGSVSLLEQSRAIGEHDMLIVCELPSYVIEVAEAVEKISRRGAHIVTLTDSPAAPICGYSDLPFYVGDRSPTFGSSLIGPMFVVHVLTSVLSYNMGERGQEALAAQKEGLSDQRIYYPAYGLRY; the protein is encoded by the coding sequence ATGAACGTTCAAGAATTGGAAAAGCAGATTCGGGACAGGATGGACACTTTTCCCACAAAGACCCGCCGCGTCGCGGAATATCTCCTGGGGAACTCCTCGGAGGTGGCTTTTCGTTCCATCAGTGAGGTGGCCGACAAGCTCTCGGTGTCCAAAGCCCAACTGGTCAGGGTGGCACGCATGCTGGGGTTCGACGGATACGCCGGGCTCAAGGACCTCCTCAAGAAAGCGCTGCTCGCACAGGTCGTGCCCTCCTCCATCGCGGAGGAGGTCGAGGCTCCCCACATCCCTCAGGACCTCTGCCGGCTGGAACAGGCCAACCTGGAGGAGACCCTGCACAACCTCTCGTCGGAATCCATCATCGCCTTCTGCGAGGCCGCCAAGAACGCCGAGGCCATCTACTGCATGGGATGGGGCATCTCGGCGCTGGTGTCGGAATGGTTCTACACCCGCTTCACGGGCCTGGGGCTGAAGACCATCCTCATGCGCCGCGGCTCCGTCTCGCTCCTCGAGCAGTCCCGGGCCATCGGGGAGCACGACATGCTGATCGTCTGCGAACTTCCCAGCTACGTCATCGAAGTTGCGGAGGCCGTGGAAAAAATTTCCCGCCGGGGAGCCCACATCGTCACCCTGACGGACAGTCCCGCCGCCCCCATCTGCGGGTATTCGGACCTCCCCTTCTACGTTGGGGACCGCTCCCCGACGTTCGGCAGCAGCCTGATCGGCCCCATGTTCGTCGTCCACGTTCTGACCTCCGTGCTCTCCTACAACATGGGCGAACGGGGACAGGAGGCTCTCGCCGCACAAAAAGAGGGCTTGAGCGACCAGAGGATCTACTACCCCGCCTACGGGCTCAGGTACTGA